A region from the Colius striatus isolate bColStr4 chromosome 12, bColStr4.1.hap1, whole genome shotgun sequence genome encodes:
- the BCL6 gene encoding B-cell lymphoma 6 protein produces the protein MASPADSCIQFTRHASDVLLNLNRLRSRDILTDVVIIVNREQFRAHKTVLMACSGLFYSIFTDQLKCNLNVINLDPEINPEGFCILLDFMYTSRLNLRENNIMAVMATALYLQMEHVVDTCRRFVKSSEAEMVPAVKTPREEFLAGRMLSHPEAMAYRSRDVSENGVPLQNGSLCNGRAFAPGLINSLSGSPISYHGYSPLPLNSFLVDDELREMRMPLSELSRAGAFPKERILPCDSSRTIPTEYMRTITDISANMCHATIYAPKESAAEEARSDMHYSVASGPKPVVPSIRNNPYFSCDKVAKEEERTSSEDEISQHFEPTNTPLDRKGLISPQSPQKSDCQPNSPTESSSSKNARISQNSSSLFTKSPTDPKACNWKKYKFIVLNSLNQNAKQDSTDQNEMGTLSPRTYMPMSTCQQSMEPEHLNVQSPTKMSVNGEDSTIPQASRLNNIVNRSRDGSPRSSEGQSPLYMHSSKCSSCGCQSPQHAEMCLHTPGSNFGEEMGETQSEYSDSSCENGAFFCNECDCRFSEEASLKRHSLQVHSDKPYKCDRCQASFRYKGNLASHKTVHTGEKPYRCNICGAQFNRPANLKTHTRIHSGEKPYKCETCGARFVQVAHLRAHVLIHTGEKPYPCEICGTRFRHLQTLKSHLRIHTGEKPYHCEKCNLHFRHKSQLRLHLRQKHGAITNTKVQYRISGSEVPPELPKAC, from the exons ATGGCCTCGCCGGCAGACAGCTGCATCCAGTTCACCCGCCACGCGAGTGATGTCCTCCTCAATCTCAACCGCCTTAGAAGCCGGGATATCCTGACTGACGTCGTCATCATCGTGAATCGGGAGCAGTTCAGAGCCCACAAAACAGTCCTGATGGCCTGCAG TGGCCTCTTCTATAGCATCTTCACTGACCAGCTCAAGTGCAACTTGAATGTCATCAACCTGGACCCCGAAATTAACCCTGAGGGGTTTTGCATCCTCTTGGACTTCATGTATACATCCCGCCTGAACTTGAGGGAGAACAATATCATGGCCGTGATGGCCACAGCGCTGTACCTGCAGATGGAGCACGTGGTCGATACCTGCCGAAGGTTTGTCAAGTCTAG TGAAGCAGAGATGGTGCCTGCTGTGAAGACCCCAAGGGAAGAGTTTTTGGCAGGACGGATGTTGAGCCACCCAGAGGCGATGGCTTACCGGAGCAGAGATGTCTCAGAGAATGGTGTGCCCCTCCAAAATGGATCCCTCTGCAACGGGAGGGCCTTTGCACCTGGATTGATCAACAGTTTGTCTGGATCCCCCATTTCCTACCATGGATACAGCCCTCTGCCTCTAAATAGCTTCCTTGTGGATGATGAGTTGCGGGAGATGAGGATGCCTCTCTCGGAACTTTCAAGAGCAGGTGCCTTCCCCAAGGAGAGGATCCTGCCGTGTGACAGCTCCAGGACAATCCCCACCGAGTACATGAGAACCATTACCGACATCTCGGCCAACATGTGCCACGCCACCATCTATGCTCCAAAAGAaagtgctgctgaggaagcCAGGAGCGACATGCACTACAGCGTAGCCTCTGGCCCCAAACCTGTCGTCCCATCAATCCGGAACAATCCCTATTTCTCATGTGACAAAGTGGCCAAAGAGGAGGAGCGGACCTCTTCAGAGGATGagatcagccagcactttgagCCCACCAACACCCCCCTGGACCGCAAGGGACTCAtcagcccccagagcccccagaAGTCCGACTGTCAGCCCAACTCACCAACCGagtccagcagcagcaagaacGCCCGTATCAGTCAGAACTCCAGCTCCCTCTTCACCAAGAGCCCCACAGACCCCAAAGCCTGCAACTGGAAGAAGTACAAGTTCATTGTCCTCAACTCTCTCAATCAGAATGCCAAGCAAGACAGCACTGACCAGAATGAGATGGGAACCCTCTCTCCTCGCACCTACATGCCCATGTCCACTTGCCAGCAGTCCATGGAGCCAGAGCATCTCAATGTGCAATCCCCCACCAAGATGAGTGTGAATGGAGAAGACTCTACAATCCCACAAGCAAGCAGACTCAACAATATCGTTAACAG GTCTCGGGATGGGTCCCCTCGGAGCAGCGAAGGGCAGTCCCCGCTGTACATGCATTCATCAAAGTGCAGCTCCTGTGGCTGCCAGTCCCCCCAACACGCTGAGATGTGCCTTCATACCCCTGGCTCAAACTTTGGAGAGGAGATGGGGGAAACCCAGTCTGAATATTCTGACTCCAGCTGCG AGAATGGAGCCTTCTTCTGCAACGAGTGCGACTGCCGGTTCTCCGAGGAGGCCTCTCTCAAGAGACACTCTCTGCAAGTCCACAGTGACAAGCCCTACAAGTGTGACCGCTGCCAGGCCTCCTTCCGCTACAAAGGGAACCTCGCCAGCCACAAAACCGTCCACACAG GAGAGAAGCCGTACCGCTGCAACATCTGCGGGGCGCAGTTCAACCGGCCAGCCAACCTGAAAACCCACACACGCATCCACTCCGGAGAGAAACCCTACAAGTGCGAGACCTGTGGGGCCAGATTTGTCCAG GTGGCCCACCTCCGTGCTCATGTGCTCATTCACACCGGTGAGAAGCCGTACCCCTGCGAGATCTGCGGCACACGCTTCCGGCACCTGCAGACCCTCAAAAGCCACCTTCGAATCCACACAGGAGAGAAACCATATCAT TGTGAGAAGTGCAACCTGCATTTCCGCCACAAAAGCCAGCTGCGGCTGCACCTCCGGCAGAAGCACGGGGCCATCACCAACACCAAGGTGCAGTATCGCATCTCGGGCAGCGAGGTGCCTCCCGAGCTCCCCAAGGCCTGCTGA
- the SST gene encoding somatostatin, giving the protein MLSCRLQCALALLSIALALGTVSAAPSDPRLRQFLQKSLAAAAAGKQELAKYFLAELLSEPSQTENEALESEDLSRGAEQDEVRLELERSANSNPALAPRERKAGCKNFFWKTFTSC; this is encoded by the exons ATGCTGTCGTGCCGCCTCCAGTGCGCCCTGGCCCTGCTCTCCATCGCCCTGGCCCTCGGCACCGTCTCGGCCGCCCCCTCGGACCCGCGGCTCCGGCAGTTCCTGCAGAAGTCCCtggctgccgccgccgccgggaaGCAG GAACTGGCCAAATACTTTTTGGCAGAACTGCTCTCAGAGCCAAGCCAGACAGAAAACGAAGCCCTGGAGTCTGAGGACTTGTCCCGAGGGGCTGAGCAGGATGAAGTGAGACTGGAGCTGGAGCGCTCGGCTAACTCAAACCCCGCTCTGGCACCCCGGGAACGCAAAGCAGGCTGCAAGAACTTCTTCTGGAAAACTTTCACATCTTGTTAG